The Halogranum gelatinilyticum genome contains a region encoding:
- a CDS encoding chemotaxis protein CheW: MSQPTQVLEFGLGGESYCLDIAYIDEIVDAGELTMIPNSPPHVEGVMDLRGRTTSIIDPKTVFGIEGDGARNRIVVFDPETTGDQGAIGWVVDEVYQVVTVTEEDVDETTLADEESIRGIVKRDDGFVVWVEPEIDRERAEPEAAA; encoded by the coding sequence ATGTCACAACCAACACAAGTACTCGAATTCGGTCTCGGCGGCGAGTCGTACTGCCTCGACATCGCCTACATCGACGAGATCGTCGACGCCGGTGAGCTGACGATGATTCCGAACTCGCCACCGCACGTCGAGGGCGTCATGGACCTGCGCGGCCGGACGACTTCGATCATCGACCCCAAGACCGTCTTCGGCATCGAGGGCGACGGCGCGCGGAACCGCATCGTCGTCTTCGACCCCGAGACGACCGGCGACCAGGGTGCCATCGGCTGGGTCGTCGACGAGGTCTACCAGGTCGTGACCGTGACCGAGGAGGACGTCGACGAGACCACCCTCGCCGACGAGGAGTCCATCCGCGGCATCGTCAAGCGCGACGACGGCTTCGTCGTCTGGGTCGAACCGGAGATCGACCGCGAGCGCGCCGAGCCGGAAGCCGCCGCGTAG
- a CDS encoding RAD55 family ATPase, which translates to MRIASGVDGFDELVGGGMPAGRLYLLSGPPGSGKTTFSSQFLTRGAMQGDKCLYISMHETKADIVSDMDSFDFGFKRALSTEGVTYLDAFSSDGKRFFGLPGERRDRSSLSNRIVSFVQSRDIDRLIIDSTMLLRYFLSDDEDTVIQFLSSLKRTNATTILISEMTDPSAYTDEHYLAHGVIFFHNYLDEGGMNRGVQVVKMRGTDVDTDINRVEFTDQGLVVHPGEAPGE; encoded by the coding sequence ATGCGAATCGCAAGCGGCGTCGATGGCTTCGACGAACTCGTCGGTGGTGGGATGCCCGCAGGGCGGCTGTATCTCTTGAGCGGGCCGCCGGGCAGCGGAAAGACCACGTTCTCCTCGCAGTTTCTCACCCGCGGCGCCATGCAGGGCGACAAATGTCTCTACATCAGTATGCACGAGACGAAGGCGGACATCGTCTCCGACATGGACAGTTTCGACTTCGGCTTCAAGCGGGCACTCTCGACGGAGGGCGTCACCTACCTCGACGCATTCTCCTCGGACGGCAAGCGGTTCTTCGGGCTGCCCGGCGAGCGTCGCGACCGCTCCAGTCTCAGCAACCGCATCGTCTCGTTCGTCCAGTCGCGGGACATCGACCGGCTCATCATCGACTCGACGATGCTGCTGCGGTATTTCCTCTCGGACGACGAGGACACCGTCATCCAGTTCCTCTCGTCGCTGAAGCGGACGAACGCGACGACGATCCTCATCTCGGAGATGACCGACCCCTCGGCGTACACGGACGAACATTATCTGGCCCACGGGGTCATCTTCTTCCACAACTACCTCGACGAGGGCGGGATGAACCGGGGCGTGCAGGTGGTCAAGATGCGCGGGACCGACGTCGACACGGACATCAACCGCGTCGAGTTCACCGACCAGGGACTGGTCGTCCATCCCGGCGAAGCCCCGGGTGAGTAG
- a CDS encoding chemotaxis protein CheA yields the protein MDEHRQIFIHESHEQITELNNSLLALESNPEDAEAMDAIFRTAHTLKGNAAAMGYENASTLAHALEDLLDEVRQGRIEVSPELMDLLFDGIDELEAMLAEISETGETTIDPEETGGEIRALIEAELAADAAADEPVEADAETVGETDEARETPDRVDGLVSGDLADALTTLAAGADDPLVHARVDVGDSDMKGVDGLFVLQAVEGAFGDYESAPPADDIEDGDYDEGFDVFVVADSPAVVEAGLDAVSQVESVDVTDVSAAVGHEPVVAESEVEGDTGKADDRTEAGADADTTTPATDDLDVEAVDEVTEKPDRAGMDDSISSVRVDVDQLDTLYGLVEQLVTSRIKLRREMDDLDIKKSENLDELDKISSNLQNTVMDMRLIPLKKVVNKFPRLVRDIARDQEKQVDFTIEGEDIELDRTILTEIRDPLMHILRNAVDHGIESPEEREAVDKPPEGRVKLTATRERDHVTIEVSDDGGGLDVDSIRTKAVEKGVKTQGELDAMTDSEVYDLVFHPGFSTNEEITDISGRGVGMDVVHSTVTQLDGTVSVDSEPGEGTTVSLRLPVTVAIVKMMFVRVGDTEYGIPVKNIDEVARLKDVHTVKGDEVIEHDDDIYPVVRLGEVLDEPAASRNGDGMLLRIRPEKRQVALHCDAVLDQEEVVVKPLEGVLSGIPGLSGTAVLGDGDIVTILDVVTL from the coding sequence ATGGACGAACACAGACAGATCTTCATCCACGAGAGTCACGAACAGATTACGGAACTGAACAACTCGCTTCTCGCCCTCGAGTCGAACCCCGAGGACGCCGAGGCGATGGACGCCATCTTCCGGACGGCGCACACGCTCAAGGGCAACGCGGCGGCGATGGGCTACGAGAACGCCAGTACCCTCGCGCACGCGCTCGAAGACCTCCTCGACGAGGTCCGACAGGGCCGCATCGAGGTCTCGCCGGAGCTGATGGACCTGCTCTTCGACGGTATCGACGAGCTGGAAGCCATGCTCGCCGAGATTTCGGAGACCGGCGAGACGACCATCGACCCCGAGGAGACCGGCGGCGAAATCCGCGCGCTCATCGAGGCCGAACTCGCGGCCGACGCCGCAGCCGACGAGCCAGTCGAAGCGGACGCCGAGACGGTCGGCGAGACAGACGAGGCACGCGAGACGCCCGACCGCGTCGACGGTCTCGTCTCCGGCGACCTCGCCGACGCGCTGACGACGCTCGCCGCCGGCGCGGACGACCCGCTCGTCCACGCCCGCGTCGACGTCGGCGACAGCGATATGAAGGGCGTCGACGGGCTGTTCGTCCTCCAAGCGGTGGAGGGAGCCTTCGGCGACTACGAGAGCGCGCCGCCCGCCGACGACATCGAGGACGGCGACTACGACGAGGGCTTCGACGTCTTCGTCGTCGCCGACTCGCCCGCCGTCGTCGAGGCGGGTCTCGACGCGGTGAGTCAGGTCGAATCCGTCGACGTGACGGACGTCTCGGCGGCCGTGGGCCACGAGCCGGTCGTCGCCGAGTCGGAGGTCGAGGGCGACACGGGCAAGGCAGACGACAGAACGGAGGCAGGGGCCGACGCCGACACGACGACGCCGGCCACCGACGACCTCGACGTCGAGGCAGTCGACGAGGTGACGGAGAAGCCGGACCGCGCGGGGATGGACGACAGCATCTCGTCGGTCCGCGTCGACGTCGACCAGCTGGACACGCTCTACGGGCTGGTCGAACAGCTCGTGACGAGCCGCATCAAGCTCCGCCGCGAGATGGACGACCTCGACATCAAGAAGTCCGAGAACCTCGACGAACTGGACAAGATCTCGTCGAACCTCCAGAACACGGTGATGGATATGCGGCTCATCCCGTTGAAGAAGGTCGTCAACAAGTTCCCGCGGCTCGTCCGCGACATCGCCCGCGACCAGGAGAAGCAGGTCGACTTCACCATCGAGGGCGAGGATATCGAACTCGATAGAACGATTCTGACGGAGATCCGCGACCCGCTGATGCACATCCTGCGGAACGCGGTCGACCACGGGATCGAGTCGCCCGAGGAGCGCGAGGCCGTCGACAAGCCTCCGGAGGGGCGCGTGAAGCTCACGGCGACCCGCGAGCGCGACCACGTGACCATCGAGGTCTCGGACGACGGCGGCGGTCTCGACGTGGACTCCATCCGCACGAAGGCCGTCGAGAAGGGCGTCAAGACGCAGGGCGAACTCGACGCGATGACCGACTCGGAGGTCTACGACCTCGTCTTCCACCCCGGCTTCTCGACCAACGAGGAGATCACGGACATCAGCGGCCGCGGGGTCGGGATGGACGTGGTCCACTCGACGGTCACACAGCTCGACGGAACCGTCTCCGTCGACAGCGAACCCGGTGAGGGGACGACCGTCTCGCTGCGGCTGCCCGTGACGGTCGCCATCGTGAAGATGATGTTCGTCCGCGTGGGCGACACGGAGTACGGCATCCCCGTCAAGAACATCGACGAGGTTGCCCGGCTGAAGGACGTCCACACCGTCAAGGGCGACGAAGTCATCGAACACGACGACGACATCTACCCCGTCGTCCGCCTCGGCGAGGTGCTGGACGAACCGGCCGCCTCGCGCAACGGCGACGGAATGCTCCTGCGGATTCGCCCCGAGAAACGGCAGGTCGCGCTCCACTGCGACGCCGTC
- a CDS encoding DUF7504 family protein has protein sequence MSGLPALLSEPLSPGESLLVSGPPMTGKYTVMLRLLAATADDLIVVSTDTQAATIRRDVHELAGFPSESVGVVDCAGSAGDADADGDDLVRHVGSPENLTQLGIQFTTLTEQFEDREHVAVGLSSLSTLLMYWDAQRVYQFLRVFLDRVEDLSWSCVSVVGSTMHDEQTLHTLYDPFDAIIETRETDDGRELRRRGRLDAPTDWEAF, from the coding sequence ATGTCCGGTCTCCCCGCTCTTCTCTCCGAGCCACTCTCCCCCGGCGAGTCGCTACTCGTCTCCGGGCCGCCCATGACGGGGAAGTACACCGTCATGCTCCGACTCCTCGCGGCGACTGCCGACGATCTCATTGTCGTCTCCACGGACACGCAGGCGGCGACGATACGCCGGGACGTCCACGAACTCGCCGGGTTCCCATCCGAGTCGGTCGGCGTCGTCGACTGCGCGGGTTCCGCCGGCGACGCCGACGCCGACGGCGACGATCTCGTCCGCCACGTGGGGTCGCCGGAGAACCTCACCCAGCTCGGCATCCAGTTTACCACGCTCACCGAGCAGTTCGAGGACCGCGAGCACGTCGCCGTCGGTCTCTCCTCGCTGTCGACGCTCCTGATGTACTGGGACGCCCAACGCGTCTATCAGTTCCTCCGGGTCTTCCTCGACCGCGTCGAGGACCTCTCGTGGTCCTGTGTCTCCGTCGTCGGCTCGACGATGCACGACGAACAGACCCTCCACACGCTCTACGACCCCTTCGACGCGATTATCGAGACACGCGAGACCGACGACGGCCGCGAACTCCGCCGTCGCGGACGGCTGGACGCACCGACTGACTGGGAAGCGTTCTAA
- the cheB gene encoding chemotaxis-specific protein-glutamate methyltransferase CheB: MPTRSPRAVVVDDSRFMRELISDVLRDGGVTVVAEASDGHEAVAAVTRHRPDVVTMDVEMPRMNGIDAVERIMDEQPTPVLMLSAYTEDGADVTFEALDKGAVDFFAKPGGEVSMGVTRQKAQLVEKVKSVATADLSRRTRSRSRTAQTATPSGTAARTTETASYVDNPTLVIGSSTGGPGAVETVLSELPLAADFRVLVVQHMPDAFTGRFADRLDARSEYDVREATDGARIGGGEVLVANGGTNTLVSHYNRGRMRVKLTEDDFDKGVQPSVDVTMESVARKVDDPVVGVILTGMGGDGADGIEALSRAGAYTVAESEESAVIYGMPKRAVETGCIDSVEHLDDVAADVLEHVREGN; this comes from the coding sequence GTGCCGACGCGTAGTCCCCGTGCAGTCGTCGTCGACGACTCCCGGTTCATGCGGGAACTCATCTCCGACGTCCTCCGCGACGGCGGCGTTACCGTCGTCGCCGAGGCCTCTGACGGCCACGAGGCGGTCGCAGCCGTCACCCGTCACCGCCCGGACGTGGTGACGATGGACGTCGAGATGCCCCGGATGAACGGTATCGACGCGGTCGAACGGATCATGGACGAACAGCCGACGCCCGTGTTGATGCTCTCGGCGTACACCGAGGACGGCGCGGACGTCACTTTCGAGGCACTCGACAAGGGTGCCGTCGACTTTTTCGCGAAGCCCGGCGGCGAGGTGTCGATGGGCGTCACCCGCCAGAAGGCACAGCTCGTCGAGAAGGTCAAATCCGTCGCGACGGCGGACCTCTCGCGACGGACGCGGTCGCGCTCGCGCACCGCACAGACGGCCACCCCCTCGGGGACGGCCGCACGGACCACCGAGACGGCCTCGTACGTCGACAACCCGACGCTCGTCATCGGCTCGTCGACCGGCGGGCCGGGGGCGGTCGAGACCGTCCTCTCGGAGCTGCCGTTGGCGGCGGACTTCCGCGTGCTCGTCGTCCAGCATATGCCGGACGCGTTCACGGGTCGGTTCGCCGACCGCCTCGACGCCCGCTCGGAGTACGACGTGCGCGAGGCGACCGACGGCGCGCGCATCGGCGGCGGGGAGGTCCTCGTCGCCAACGGCGGGACGAACACGCTCGTCTCGCACTACAACCGCGGTCGGATGCGCGTCAAACTGACCGAGGACGACTTCGACAAGGGCGTCCAGCCCTCCGTCGACGTGACGATGGAATCCGTCGCGAGGAAAGTCGACGACCCCGTCGTCGGCGTCATCCTGACCGGGATGGGCGGCGACGGCGCGGACGGAATCGAAGCACTCTCGCGGGCCGGTGCGTACACCGTCGCCGAGAGCGAGGAGTCCGCCGTCATCTACGGGATGCCGAAGCGGGCCGTCGAGACGGGCTGTATCGACTCCGTCGAACATCTCGACGACGTCGCAGCGGACGTGCTCGAACACGTCCGGGAGGGTAACTGA